tgtatgtgtgtgtatatatggtgtatttatatgtatgtttgtgtatatatggtgtatttatgtgtatgtgtgtgtatatatggtgtatttatgtgtatgtgtgtgtatatatggtgtatttatgtgtgtgtatttatgtgtatgtgtgtgtatatatggtgtatttatgtgtgtgtatatatggtgtatttttgtgtatgtgtgtgtatatatggtgtatttttgtgtatgtgtgtgtatatatggtgtatttatgtgtgtgtatatatggtgtatttatgtgtgtgtatatatggtgtatttatgtgtgtgtatatatggtgtatttatgtgtgtgtatatatggtgtatttatgtgtgtgtatatatggtgtatttatgtgtatgtgtgtgtatatatggtgtatttatatgtatgtttgtgtatatatggtgtatttatgtgtgtgtatatatggtgtatttatatgtgtgtgtatatatggtgtatttatatgtgtgtatatatggtgtatttatgtgtgtgtatatatggtgtatttatgtgtgtgtatatatggtgtatttatgtgtgtgtatatatggtgtatttatgtatttatgtgtgttgcatatatatggtgtatgtatatgtaaacatgtgtcgtgacaCCGCGTGTCCGccattgagtagggaacctgttaaaaatttgaatcccaccctggctcctcaggggctcactgcatATATAAGCCCCATCAGGAACCACCCACATATGAGAGGCGCTTAGATAAGCCCCACCAATTTTTTGCCAAGCACAGTCCAAATTTGCGGGACCGTCCTGCAAGATTTGGACTGTTGGCAACTGCGCATTACGTCGGCAGTGCATCCCACATGTACGGAGTCACGCGCTGCTGACTAGCGAGCACCGATCTGATCATCCGACAATCATTTGCTCAGTTGTCAGCTGATCTCTGCCCGGTTTACTAGGTTTACCGCTTATGGGTAACCACTAgaaatgagcgaacttctgttttaagttcggcgtctaaagttcggcttccggttagcggaggatcccgatatggattccgaattccgttgtggtccgtggtagtggaatcaataatggccattattgattccgctaccacggaccacaacggaattcggaatccatatcgggatcctccgctaaccggaagccgaactttagacgccgaacttaaaacagaagttcgctcatctctagtaaccaCTATTCTTATGAATGCTCACTCAGACAATCATAGGCCCGTTTGCTCGTTTGTCACGCGGTTGGCGGCATGTTTACACGGGGCAACAACTGGAAACTGCCACCAATTGTTGCcccatgtgaaacagccctaaggccccCACTTGTTAACCCCCATACTCCAGCCCTAGGTATGTTCTGTATTTAGGATAAAAGGGGACACCGGCCCCACACCGAACCATTACCTGCTGCCCCGACAAGGTGCCGCAACTCTGTGTGGTCTTCAGGTTTGTCTGTAGCCATTTTAAGGTCTCCTGGATGTGGAGGAAACAAGAAGCTTGAGTCCTGCAGACCTGGAAGACAGAGGGGATAATGTGTCTACAtttaaaagggattgtccagggtaAGAAAAACATGGCTTCTTCCATGGGTTGTGTGCGAATGGGCCCGAGACGCAACGCCACAATCAACCTGTGGAGagttgtggtgctgtttttggaagaaagcttcCATGGTTTCCACGCAAGTCTCTGGGTGGCGCAACTCAAGCCCAGGAGGAACAACACCTTGAAATTATAGGTCAGCATCTGCCGAAACAAATCAGACACTAAGCCCATGGGTGGAGCTCGGCGGCGGAGTACAGGCTTCTACATGAGCTGAAGGATTATTACAATCCCTGAGTCGTTGCTTAAGGCAAGTAATAATCTACAGTCTAATGAGGAGATAATTTCACCCTGTGAACACGAAAGACATCATGTCTGCGGTCAGAGCCAGAGTACAGGCCCAAGGACTGACACCCAGCGCTGCACATGTATGCACCAGAAATACAGCGCTGTGCAAACGTTttggaaaaaaatgctgcaaagtaagaaggtTTTAAAAAGTAGACTTCTTAATAGTTTAAATGTAAAtggattctgcagcaggacaccaACCCTAAACACACAGCCAATGTCATTAGAGGGGTCGTCCCATCGGATCTACTGCTAGGATATTCCAACCAGTgtcagataggagcgggtcccgctcctatctccagaacaggacccccaaagtgaacagagagcagccaCTCTTCATtccccgaaaatagccaagcactatcTGCAGAAGAGGACCCCGAAAGTGAAGACGCACATaagagcacactgtgcatgcgcagtcattcatttttatgggagttccaaaaatagccatcATTAGCCGCTATTaatcggaagtcccatagaaaagaatggagggCGGCCACGTACACGcgttgcaagcacgaccaccactccaTTAGTTTCTATAGGACTGCCACAGATAGAAGAGTTAGCGCTCGGTTATATTTGGCAGACCCATAGAAACTAACGGAGGGCGGCCAGGCACATGCAACGGCTCTCCTCTCTACCGCTCACACCTTGTTTGGGAAATAgacgcgggtcccagaggtgggatccacaCTTATCTGACATtacaatgtctcagatgagacaacccttggAAGAATGAGGAGTCCTGGGAGTGATAACGCAGCCCTGATCTCAGCGTCATCCTGtctatctgggattacatgaagatagaaggatctgagcaagcctacatccacagaagatctgggcTTAGTTCTCTGATGTCTGGAACAACCTCCAATAACCGAGTTCCTTTAGAAACTGTGCTTTAGTCTatctagaagaactgatgctgaaGGCAGAGGGCGGTCACACTGAATATCgattggatttagatttctcttttcttcgttcactttgcattttattaattgataaaaataaactattaagggctcatgcacacggccgttgcccatcGGTGCCCGTAATGTGgcctgcaatatgcgggcaccggccgtgtgcaccccgcatcacggatgcgaacccattaatttgaatgggtccgcaatctggaagatcggtgcggaacagaagcatggaAGCACTTTGTTtttggtttctctccgtgcctccgcaccgcaaaaaagtagtgcatgcactacttttttgcagggcGGACGGACCATGGACCTATTCGAGGTgactgggtctggatccgtctgcggaatccgcacggatgttgcctgtgcattgggggatgaacggccgtgtgcatgagccctaacacttctatttttgggTAGGGCTAAGAGGGCGACACTATGGGACCACTGCTACTCTGCCACCCCGGCCACGACCGGCATCGCCATGTAGCCCtactcttactttgcagcattttataAAAATATTCATAGTCATCAAGGGTGAGCAAATGTCTAGGTGCATTCCTCTACAAGGACTCGTAGCCTTGATTCACTTTGCAGGCGATGCCTCGCGCCTCGTTATGTATCATGCAAGTGAAATTCCTCTAGCACCattgtatatatacacaggtggAGGTTCTCTTAAATGCCTCGCGCCTCAGTCACTGGCTTCTGGTGCACTGATTCATCTCACAGATGAACAGTTCCCTCCGCGTGTCAGAATGCCACCTTCAAGGTGATTATAACGAGGCATCATACAAGGATCACGTGGGCACATGCGCCCATTAAACCCATGTCACTGCACAGATTATAATGTGGCAGCAGGGTGGAGTGCTACCTGCCACTGTTTTGATTATACCTGATGAGCCGGTTGTCTTGATTAATGTTTGGTGTAGTCTTGGCACAGCCTAGGCATCTGTATTATATTGTGAAGGCCAACAGCCATAGTTGGCCAACAGTATGTGTCACCACCATGGTCAGGTCATTGAGCCCCATCCTTCTGAGCAAACATATTCCCATATATATTATGGTACTACTATCACATACCTCAGGCCCGATACCCATGTACACATCCAAGTCTCCAGCTGGTTCTTCTACTGGTGGCCTCTCGTAGACGCCATCTTCTACATATTGGTCCACATCTTCCACCTTTGTCTTCTGTTGACTCCTGATGGGTATCTTGCTCCTTGTGGGTGTTTTAACTGGACTGTACTTAATTTCCTTCAAGCTTTTCAACACTTCTCCCACCCCTGGCTTGGGTAAAGGAAATGACGAAGGAGGAGATGAGGGTAAAGGAGACTTTGCTTCCCAAAATACTCCTCCATCACCTTCTTCCCCCACGAAAGAAAGGGAATCCAAAGAAGAGGCGGATAAGGAGAGGAGGGAGCCCTTGCTGCTGGCACTTTCTCCACCAACACTTCCCAAAGATTTGCTCCTTAGAAGAACCGAGCCATCATCTGTTCCtctgctgtgtttcctccttcgaGGGACGGTACATACAGACTCATAATTGGCATCAGAAACTCTCCAGGAAGAACAAGAATGACACTTCTCGCCCTTGATGCAACGTGAGCAGCCCCTGTGGCGGTCGTCCCACCAGCTCTCATGCTCCCACAATGACCGGTCTTGTTCTAGAAGTTTTTGGTAAGACTTTGAAGGAGCATCAGAAGACAAAGAACCCAAAGAACCATGGAAAGACCCCAGACGGTCAGGAAAGGGAGAATTGGGACATGAGTTTTGGTATCCTGGAGAAAGGGAATTATTACGAGACTTATAGGAGCCAGAAGAACTGAGATCATTGTAAGAACCCCTATACCCATAGGTGTTACGGTCTTGGTGATGACCATGGTACTCAGGCAGTGGAAGGCCCCAGGCCCTGGCGTGGATAGTGCGCAAGGTAAACGAAAGCTTATCCTTCTCTGTCACCAGACGGGTGGACCTCTGCTCATACAGCTCCCGCATGCGAAACAACACCAGGTCATAGCGGTGGTAGACGTTGAGCGAGTGGCAGCACTTTCCGCAGAGAAACTCTGCATCTTCCGGCCGCCCCTTCCCTTTGCCGGGCTTGGGGGCTGATCCAGGTGGGTTGCGGAGGATGGGGGTCCCTAATACTTGGGAGAATAAGGGAAGGAGGGACCCCGAGCCCCCGAAGAGCCACTTACGGCGTGATCCTCGAAGCTGAGAGGAACAGAGGCGGCAAAGGTCAGACATATCTGAAAGAGGAAACAGAggagattaaaaaataaataaatttaaaaaaaactgaaaatttatGGGGGGGGAATTTCAAAAGCTACATTTAATCGGTGACCTGGTTCTCGCTCTTTTTTATACGTCCCCCTCTCCTCTCCGGCCGTGAATGAGTTTCTTTGCACATTGCACAAAGTAAAGCCTGTCCACGTTTACACAGTACTGACTCATCTGTCACAACACTGCAGGAAGGGAATGCGAGAAGGCCGGCTCGGGATTACCAGCATGTTCCACTGACACTTTCCCCGAAAACTTTGTTCCTTCTCCCTCCCAGGGTGAACAGTGAACGGTGCGGTGACCCCAGATCCATTCGCCTCTCCTAGACCCCCAGTCATTCCTCTCCAGCTGCTCCAATCAGTCCCCTGCCAACCAGCAAGTCACCACCACCCCCCAAAAGCCGTCACCACCCACCTTCGCTGCCACTGACGGGTCCCTACGTCTTCTTGCACGTGCAGAACTATTCCAGGGTGCCTCCTAGGCCCCCATGGCAGGCTGGAGTCCAGAATTCAGAAGCAGCACTCTGCAGAGCAGCGCTCCTCTGCCAGCTCACCTCTCCCTCCAGGAAACTCCCAAGAGGGCGGGGTGGAGGAGGTGTGCACCCAGGTCCCTACCTGAGTCGCTTTAACCCTTTCAAGGCAGAGTTCCTCTTCCtggtctgttacaatgtatcaactTTCAAGACACGTAGCAACAAATGTTTGCAATGGAAAATATTTGTGAGAGCTTCCTGACATTTGAAGGGTTAAAGGGCAGCTTATACCATAAATAGCTCCTCTAATCTCTAGGGGGGGAAATGACCGCCAGGGAGCCTTCTTACCGGGTGCCGCCTGAGAAGTGGTTggtctggtgcaccacaagtcccagcaagccgagGAAGAACTGCAGCCAAGAGAGTGTTTCGCTTTACCGTAATGATTCCCCCCCCTATTATTACGCTGCACAATCTGGGAAGGAAAGAGTCAAAAGGACATGCAAATGAGGACTTCCCCATGAATAGCCACATTCACAGTATTAACGCTATCATAGCCAGAGTGAAGGAAGCGGCGGCCGGAGGACTGCTTGTCTGTGACAGTGTGTGTTGGGGGTTTCTGGTAGCTtaagggttaatgctctgcatGCTTTGAAAGGGTTAACAGGGCATGGAGAAGCTTGTGAAACTTGGTGCATTCCAAACAGCAagttctcctcccccctccagtgGAATGTTGGTTCAGTCTGTTTGTGTATATTTATCTTGGGTGGGCCCCACCTACCTACCTATACAGGTGGGAAGAGTCAGACCACGCCTCCTTTTAAAAAGACAGTACACCAGTAAAAGGCAAGGTGGACCATTTTCCTCctgattagggctcgttcacacggccgtgctgtgtattgcggatccgcaaaacacggatgccgcccccgTCTGCCTtctggaaccaaaccacggtcgtgtgaatgagcccttaatctcaGTTTGCTCAAATATGTGTGAAATATTGACAGAGCGATTTGGTTATTTTAGTTTTTGTATAAGCTGACAACCAATACGGCTGCTTTTATTGTTCCCACAGGCGTTGTCACCTTTCTGTCTGTGAACAGAAGGTTTAAAATTTGCAGTGGAAATCCACAGCACGCCAATATTCAGACCCCAATAGATGGGTCTACCTTTTCCAATGTAAACAGCGCCACTTTCATCCACAGGCCGAGCCTGGTAGTGCAACTCAACCTcgatgagctgcagtaccagacgcaGCCTGTGGATGAAGGTGGCGCTGTGTCTGGATCATATAAAACGGGTGAGGCTTGAACCGCGTGTCCCTTCTGCATCCATACACAGGATGTGATCAGCGGGCAGACGGTGATAAATGCTGCTCACGCCATATAACCCTCCGAGACCAGTTCATTGCAGAaatgttttattgaacacaacaAACAGCCATAAAAAAAGcagaaaaaacacatttattacaAGTCTAACTGGGCAGTAAACTCCCTGACGTATCCTGGCTGACACATGTCCCGGAGTGTCAGCTCTTGTGCCTTCGGTGCGCCGTCTTCAAGGATTAGAAATACATCAATAACCCGCGTCCTGAGCTTCCCGGTCCAGTCTTGTGAAAGCACGAACCTGACTGAACTTTTTAAGaaaggtataaaaaaaattgctgcccCCAACGTCCATTGAGCGGAGGGGACATTGCATTGAtgacggctttttttttttgcagcaaacACATGAATATCTCAGCTCCCGTTCACCTACTTACATACTGCGGAGGAGGCAGCGCTGCAGGTTGCCCGAGCATCCCCTGCGGGCATGTCTGCGACCCGTCCACCTAATCCCCCGGCGCATCTACCATCAGTCTTgatttaaagggcacctgtctctCGGTTTGGAGCCACTTCGTTAAGCAAATGGGGTTGAGGGTCCCTAAGACCAGGACTCTTCTTCAGAGGCATTAGGCGCATTGGCAGCATAGGATGGTTCACCTCACTTCACTGGGCACCCAGAGGAGTCCTGGACTCTTCGTTTACTATACTTTGCATGGACAGGCTGGTTTCCTATGGGCAGGTATGGGAACCTAAACCCCAGCTCCATTAACAGCATGCCGGTTGTTTAGTTCCCTTTAGttctgtgtatacagctcctacgCAAAGCTATGCGTCTCTGTGTAATCCGATCCTGAAGTTATGTGTTTTTACGCCATCGCATCCGACCCCTCTAAGCCGGGGCTGCATACGCGAAACGGCAGAGCTCCGATCGCGAAGCTACCCGATCTTATACACACTGGAGCAATGGGAACAGACTGTCTACCTACCTCTACAGTATGTAAGCGCCAAGTATGGTGTACCATAAACACCCCAAAGTCCAGGGGGTGAGCAGACGCTGCCATGAAAGTACCATAAGAAGCACCCTGTTAGCCCATAATGTGACAGCAGTGGGTTGGAGGTGCAGAGGTAGAGGATCCCTGTTTGGACTTCACCCTCCCTGTTGTGCAAATGTTTTCCCAAAATTAAATTTTCCATTATTAGAAAAGGGTACAAACAGAAAACAGCATTCTACCTTCCGAAAAGTCAGGTTTAGGGGGGTATAACGGTACCCTACATAATGGAGGCCGATGGCCTATAGTTCATGAGAGGCCTGGGGTGGAGTAAGGCAGGGGAGGACTGCGGCGGACAGGAGGTGTCACGAGTCCGGGTCAGTCTGCGAAGTGTAACGGAACCCCTCAGCGCAGCGACATTAAGTGAGCCACTTCTCGATGCATTCCTTGAAGACGGTCTCGTTGGAGTGCCACATGGTGTGAACGACGTCCGGGACAGAGTACACAGCGATGGCGCCTCTCTTATCCAATGTTCGGAGACCGAAAGTGTCGTCCTGGTAGACCTGAGAGGTACAAGACGTTATAAGGGAGGAGGATTATATAAAAGAGGACCCCTAACAGCAAGAGGCGACCTCGTCCTGTCCAGAGGCTCGTTACAGTGTGTCAGGCACAGCAGCCGAAAACTGCTCCAACAGGCGGCTTTACAGCAACACACAGGACGGGTTTGCGGGTTACAAatgttttcattcactgacagaaagcagagaTATGGCCAATGGTGAAGCATTTTAGTGTCAGAAAGCTGCAGAGCGGTTCGTTATATAAGGATTGGGATTTATTCACATAAA
The Bufo bufo chromosome 8, aBufBuf1.1, whole genome shotgun sequence genome window above contains:
- the LOC120977490 gene encoding nuclear mitotic apparatus protein 1-like; its protein translation is MSDLCRLCSSQLRGSRRKWLFGGSGSLLPLFSQVLGTPILRNPPGSAPKPGKGKGRPEDAEFLCGKCCHSLNVYHRYDLVLFRMRELYEQRSTRLVTEKDKLSFTLRTIHARAWGLPLPEYHGHHQDRNTYGYRGSYNDLSSSGSYKSRNNSLSPGYQNSCPNSPFPDRLGSFHGSLGSLSSDAPSKSYQKLLEQDRSLWEHESWWDDRHRGCSRCIKGEKCHSCSSWRVSDANYESVCTVPRRRKHSRGTDDGSVLLRSKSLGSVGGESASSKGSLLSLSASSLDSLSFVGEEGDGGVFWEAKSPLPSSPPSSFPLPKPGVGEVLKSLKEIKYSPVKTPTRSKIPIRSQQKTKVEDVDQYVEDGVYERPPVEEPAGDLDVYMGIGPEVCRTQASCFLHIQETLKWLQTNLKTTQSCGTLSGQQDQVMEQQELIRELIKRLKFKDEVLEESLTLLLTLPVASDPYGELITDFVEKLRAQEEQIKKEGDEVAEIKRQREAEVKRLHEELRAREEDITRLSKVLRDNQDTITALRDILGEKDFTIQRMEVALDSSVRSSASQDALRLAALREKDSLIAAVQGALSSSNQDVEALADSLLSQGLDDLSTSIPGLSAPNPLMSQLQEKGRLLSQAHADNQRQSIQHQRDIQDLLNALNESQTLLQEQLRHCKKRLQDGAQEQKTLREALRAKEKELQEERRRHSADQHQVSANLMQLQDSARERDQATKKLLQDAESRDQLIKKLQERLKPCGEVRDTL